Proteins found in one Haloferax litoreum genomic segment:
- a CDS encoding tyrosine-type recombinase/integrase, with product MRTPQTSGRGPLGNLEEASSTYLNVLSQEVPEQTFLSHQTAIIKFVNWLQKTSDRKSSSSFNQISGFVEFLLSEEDQRPDTIHGYLYTLTNFLAYITKSSPDALRFQIATSLEEYPSLAVHSVAKEFAPRFSSLNNPSPELHWSSEAMIAYLQDRGSGTRTHAFVELLRDTKSRPGQLIELDRSDVNLENKTLSVGISKNYLVSSVGLLNRRTAKLSDGACTALRTYIEHERKAVNDSKSNPLFTTTHGRISASTLRRSFKLASEAASDYSKFRNKLGSSQYRAQVSETRFQTLTPTDVWHYAISSTLDSE from the coding sequence ATGAGGACCCCTCAGACTAGTGGTCGAGGACCTTTGGGAAATCTCGAAGAAGCATCTTCCACATACCTCAATGTCCTATCACAAGAAGTCCCAGAGCAAACTTTCTTATCACATCAAACTGCCATAATAAAATTTGTCAATTGGCTTCAGAAGACTTCTGATAGGAAGTCGAGTTCAAGCTTTAATCAGATAAGCGGATTTGTCGAATTTCTTCTCTCTGAGGAAGACCAGAGACCTGACACTATCCATGGATATCTCTACACCCTGACTAATTTCCTTGCTTACATTACAAAGAGTAGCCCAGACGCGCTCCGGTTTCAAATTGCCACCTCTCTAGAAGAGTATCCTTCATTGGCCGTTCATTCTGTTGCGAAAGAATTTGCCCCACGCTTTTCCAGTTTAAACAACCCAAGTCCTGAGCTTCATTGGTCATCTGAAGCTATGATCGCTTATCTCCAAGATAGAGGGTCCGGGACCAGAACACACGCGTTTGTCGAGTTATTGCGCGACACCAAGAGCCGTCCAGGACAGCTCATAGAGCTCGATCGCTCAGACGTCAATTTGGAGAACAAGACGCTCTCAGTTGGCATTTCTAAAAACTACCTTGTGAGTTCAGTTGGCTTGCTCAACCGACGAACTGCGAAGCTCTCTGATGGTGCCTGCACTGCTCTCAGGACGTATATTGAACACGAGCGTAAGGCGGTGAATGACTCTAAATCCAATCCTCTATTCACGACCACTCATGGTCGAATTAGCGCATCAACCCTTCGCCGTTCATTCAAACTAGCCAGTGAAGCAGCTAGCGATTACTCGAAATTCCGAAACAAGCTGGGAAGCTCACAGTATCGCGCACAGGTTTCTGAGACAAGGTTCCAGACACTCACCCCCACTGACGTCTGGCACTATGCGATTTCATCAACTCTCGATTCTGAATGA
- a CDS encoding HD domain-containing protein, with amino-acid sequence MRGPEEDEEIERAIQYLVHSFETSGNNPKPVILHSTRVGMDLYDRGYEKPIVISGFLHDLIEDTDVTAAEIRSEFGDDVGNIVAATSFDESIDDYLEQHYDIYERCFELGRPAVVVKAVDILDNSDYYHLGGSEELRKNLIEKMDYFIRHSEPYIGDEDIYQELKDKFPIVKERLEIKPDN; translated from the coding sequence ATGAGAGGCCCTGAAGAAGATGAAGAAATCGAACGAGCGATCCAGTATTTAGTCCACTCGTTCGAAACATCAGGGAATAATCCCAAACCGGTGATACTCCATAGTACACGAGTCGGGATGGATCTTTACGACAGAGGATACGAGAAGCCCATCGTCATCTCCGGCTTCCTCCACGATCTAATAGAGGATACGGATGTGACTGCTGCTGAGATTCGCTCGGAGTTCGGAGACGACGTTGGAAATATTGTGGCAGCCACCAGTTTCGACGAGAGTATAGACGACTATCTTGAACAGCACTACGATATCTATGAAAGATGCTTCGAACTTGGACGACCTGCTGTCGTCGTGAAAGCTGTGGATATCCTCGATAACAGTGATTACTACCATTTGGGGGGGTCAGAGGAACTACGAAAAAACCTGATCGAGAAAATGGACTACTTCATCAGACACTCTGAACCGTATATTGGAGACGAAGACATCTATCAGGAACTAAAGGACAAGTTCCCCATCGTGAAGGAACGATTGGAAATAAAACCCGACAATTGA
- a CDS encoding HTH domain-containing protein: MENGPGRPPTVSDDQILDVFKSSADPVLTASELADELDIGRRGVLARLETLEERGYLRSKKVGGRSTVWWYPGYSSTTPVDPDQ, translated from the coding sequence ATGGAAAATGGTCCAGGGCGGCCACCCACGGTATCAGATGATCAAATATTGGATGTATTCAAGTCATCAGCGGATCCTGTTCTGACTGCTTCTGAACTTGCGGACGAACTTGATATCGGGCGACGTGGAGTGCTTGCGAGGCTCGAAACGCTTGAAGAGCGAGGATACCTACGATCAAAGAAGGTTGGTGGAAGAAGTACAGTTTGGTGGTACCCTGGATACAGTTCAACGACTCCAGTTGATCCAGATCAGTAG
- a CDS encoding tyrosine-type recombinase/integrase: protein MTERQSEPVELRVPDELAQEYLRKNSTLSLSPQTVKTYDSHLTQYATFLHAQDKSILTAEFIDLIEFIEECVLRGNRETTISGKVSTVSELYRYIRLRTDVGDELLFDPLRISEIDLSRYNTPELIKRDALTREEIRKLFSAFNSYRNRLIVVVGIETGLRNSDLREIKIDDVNTERCELHVPTPKYSKPYDVPISDELEFEIGFWLRHHRPAYCAANESEYLFPSQSGHKLEHNSSLNKIVRDAADRAGVQRVIAQSKLTPSQQDVLGTEKQYREWHRVTPHTLRHSFITLLNEAGVSLEYRQLLANHSTYRTTQGYTHSRDNIFESIRDQFDPPR from the coding sequence ATGACGGAGCGACAATCGGAGCCTGTCGAACTCCGAGTACCGGATGAGCTCGCACAAGAGTACCTCAGAAAGAATTCAACCCTTTCGCTTTCTCCACAGACGGTAAAGACATACGACTCTCATCTCACTCAATACGCCACATTCCTCCACGCTCAAGACAAGTCGATACTCACAGCCGAGTTCATCGATTTAATCGAATTCATTGAAGAGTGCGTCTTGCGCGGAAATCGAGAGACGACGATTAGCGGAAAGGTCTCAACTGTGAGTGAGCTGTATCGATATATTCGTCTTCGAACAGATGTTGGCGATGAACTTCTCTTCGATCCACTTCGCATCTCGGAAATTGACTTGAGCCGGTACAACACACCAGAACTCATCAAGAGAGATGCACTGACCCGAGAAGAGATACGAAAGCTGTTCAGTGCGTTCAACAGCTACAGGAATAGACTCATCGTCGTTGTTGGAATTGAAACAGGACTGAGGAACTCTGACCTGAGAGAAATCAAAATAGACGACGTCAACACTGAACGTTGCGAGCTTCATGTTCCAACCCCGAAGTATTCCAAACCCTACGATGTCCCAATAAGCGACGAATTGGAGTTTGAGATCGGGTTTTGGCTTCGTCATCATCGACCGGCCTACTGTGCTGCGAATGAAAGCGAGTATCTATTTCCTAGTCAATCGGGACACAAACTCGAGCACAATAGCAGCCTCAATAAAATTGTTAGAGATGCCGCAGACCGGGCTGGGGTTCAACGGGTAATTGCTCAATCAAAGCTCACCCCTTCGCAGCAGGACGTACTCGGAACGGAGAAACAATACCGAGAATGGCATAGAGTGACTCCACACACTCTTCGTCACTCTTTCATTACGCTGTTAAACGAAGCAGGTGTATCCTTAGAGTACCGCCAATTGTTGGCTAACCACTCAACCTACAGAACAACTCAGGGATATACGCATAGTCGGGACAACATTTTTGAGTCGATTAGAGACCAGTTTGACCCTCCTCGATAA
- a CDS encoding DUF7344 domain-containing protein, whose translation MSDETSDKFQSRLYHVLRANRRRQVISILHSTERSVVTVRSVAREIAANEEQTSISHATGEPYRNVYNSLSQTHLPTLQKAGVVIYDSNRQKIFPGPNLDAVALLLDTGTPTLEYFWSELNSYSEEETNDR comes from the coding sequence ATGAGTGATGAGACCTCAGACAAGTTCCAATCACGTCTTTATCACGTTCTCCGTGCAAATAGACGACGACAGGTGATTTCCATTCTCCACAGCACTGAACGTTCTGTAGTGACAGTTCGGTCGGTGGCCCGCGAGATCGCTGCAAATGAAGAACAAACATCTATCTCTCATGCAACAGGGGAGCCGTACCGGAACGTGTACAATTCGCTCTCGCAGACACATCTACCGACGCTACAGAAGGCAGGTGTTGTCATCTATGATTCCAACCGGCAGAAAATATTTCCCGGACCGAATTTAGATGCTGTTGCGCTTCTTCTCGATACCGGGACTCCTACGTTAGAGTATTTTTGGTCAGAATTGAATTCTTACTCAGAAGAGGAAACCAATGACAGATAG
- a CDS encoding tyrosine-type recombinase/integrase yields the protein MIRKTSHQIPSDSPVCPLYKDAKERARWKELQNEYNLMDARCGHVINYLCENIDGNIRPGSAQAYSCRLNRFSDYIYNDELTVCTAEMQHVHSFFNMLCDEGKRKNTLLGYRTSLKNIYRFIDVHFDDELNLEWYNIDEFIKPSQYPTLPPIERRSISAEEVKLLMDNLCSLRDRLIARIVLEHGLRCSDLQKLKVSNINLDENRIVFYNTKSRIWQRAKINDELALELRHWLEVGRNSSLVDPENEYLLPGTGKKHLSKTCLNEAIVEAAENAGIQEIIGKVKLTGAQRPTFSHNREYRVFHRVTLHTLRHTFNQLMIDAGVPREARSAAMGHSSTETTKKYYEHNEEDYEELVAELFPGLQLGV from the coding sequence ATGATTCGTAAAACCTCGCATCAGATCCCTTCAGATTCTCCTGTCTGTCCACTATACAAAGATGCAAAAGAACGAGCTCGTTGGAAAGAGTTGCAAAATGAATACAACTTAATGGATGCAAGGTGCGGGCATGTGATCAATTATCTTTGTGAAAACATCGATGGAAATATCCGTCCTGGGAGTGCTCAAGCGTATTCCTGCCGCCTGAACCGATTCTCAGATTACATCTACAACGATGAACTTACTGTTTGTACAGCAGAGATGCAGCACGTTCATTCATTTTTCAACATGTTATGCGATGAAGGAAAAAGAAAGAATACACTATTAGGATACAGGACATCGTTGAAAAACATATACCGGTTCATTGATGTTCATTTTGATGATGAATTAAATCTTGAATGGTATAATATCGATGAATTTATTAAACCGTCTCAATATCCTACGCTGCCTCCTATTGAGCGTAGGTCAATATCAGCTGAAGAGGTAAAGTTGTTGATGGATAATTTGTGTTCACTAAGAGATCGTCTAATAGCTCGAATTGTGCTTGAGCACGGTCTAAGATGCTCGGACCTCCAGAAGTTAAAAGTAAGTAATATCAATTTAGATGAAAATAGAATCGTATTCTATAATACTAAGTCTAGAATTTGGCAAAGAGCAAAAATTAACGATGAGTTGGCTTTAGAGCTCCGTCATTGGTTGGAAGTTGGTAGAAACTCGTCACTCGTAGATCCAGAAAACGAATATCTACTTCCCGGAACAGGAAAAAAACATCTGTCAAAAACTTGTTTAAATGAGGCTATCGTGGAAGCTGCTGAGAACGCCGGAATTCAAGAAATTATTGGCAAGGTTAAACTCACAGGTGCACAAAGACCAACGTTTAGTCACAACAGAGAGTACAGAGTGTTTCACAGAGTTACTCTCCACACCCTTAGGCACACATTCAATCAGCTCATGATTGATGCAGGAGTTCCACGCGAAGCTCGGAGCGCAGCCATGGGACACAGCAGTACGGAAACCACAAAAAAGTATTATGAACACAACGAAGAAGATTATGAAGAACTCGTTGCAGAGTTGTTCCCGGGACTTCAATTAGGAGTGTAA
- a CDS encoding CRISPR-associated protein Cas4, with protein sequence MADIHSIVGGSLRSELLNKLTPGNFRDWYTQRNHRQNIEEGKPHFNGPSAVPDPTHHRPSKLLQCHRKVTYDQLNAPEETSDPDGIFWVGTLFEEHIAFPFLRSVASNSDTYVRNTDWLDFQVETRAGELHFTGSTDPVIVDEESNPIVPTEIKTKSSIDHVSKSSRIHRAQLHAYMVGLSAKYDVELTKGVIIYGCRKSLEVKIFHVEFDEAFWHDVVLEWATNHTEYRLEERLPPPNPEYGWECNYCSFRERCGRGSRPISDSPSEGLLPNFTGYPREKLLDYLDANEDARLTPSLAHAYPSLVDEYGAFDWLCERCETSHPWDTVSPGKPTQTPPRCPDCSEKGRVSSLRGPSPLEQSRGGYQ encoded by the coding sequence ATGGCCGATATACACTCCATTGTTGGGGGCTCCCTTCGCTCCGAATTACTCAACAAACTCACACCAGGAAATTTCCGAGATTGGTACACTCAACGTAACCACAGGCAGAATATCGAAGAGGGCAAACCCCACTTCAATGGGCCAAGTGCTGTTCCAGACCCAACACACCATCGCCCCAGTAAGCTCCTCCAGTGCCATAGGAAAGTCACATACGACCAATTGAACGCCCCTGAAGAGACCTCAGACCCAGATGGAATCTTCTGGGTAGGTACCCTGTTCGAAGAGCACATCGCGTTTCCATTTTTGAGGAGTGTAGCATCAAACTCTGATACCTACGTGCGTAATACTGACTGGTTAGATTTTCAAGTTGAAACTCGAGCGGGAGAATTACACTTCACAGGCTCAACTGACCCGGTCATTGTCGACGAAGAATCCAATCCAATCGTCCCGACGGAAATCAAGACCAAGTCCTCGATTGACCACGTTTCCAAGTCGAGCAGGATTCACCGCGCCCAGCTACACGCGTACATGGTTGGTCTCTCGGCAAAGTACGACGTTGAACTGACTAAGGGAGTCATCATCTATGGCTGCCGCAAGTCACTCGAAGTCAAAATTTTCCACGTCGAGTTTGACGAGGCATTCTGGCACGACGTCGTACTGGAATGGGCAACCAACCACACTGAGTACAGACTCGAAGAGAGGCTACCACCTCCGAACCCTGAGTACGGCTGGGAGTGCAACTACTGTTCATTCCGAGAGCGGTGTGGACGTGGCAGCCGTCCGATTTCGGACAGTCCAAGTGAGGGGCTGTTGCCGAACTTCACTGGTTACCCACGAGAGAAACTTCTCGACTATCTTGACGCAAATGAAGACGCGAGATTGACGCCTTCGCTCGCTCACGCGTATCCATCACTCGTCGACGAGTACGGGGCATTTGATTGGCTCTGCGAGCGCTGTGAGACGTCTCATCCGTGGGATACTGTGTCGCCAGGCAAGCCAACTCAAACGCCACCTCGATGTCCAGATTGCTCTGAGAAGGGAAGAGTGTCCTCGCTCAGAGGTCCCTCACCTCTTGAGCAATCTCGTGGGGGTTACCAATGA
- a CDS encoding tyrosine-type recombinase/integrase, translating to MNKQLEQILARINDPVAIRKVLEITQGSDQSKGQRLEKPNQESLVTLYERFLSRRQDRSPSTRAQYKRTILDFIEFSESNEVAEPSELSIHLLDSYVDSLQERYNSDATILTYTKNVRGWLRWLTKRGYCDESLYRILDKDDLGLSPKARDEALSTREAELILEQLRNQRRGTLKHALIELLWNAGLRIGGARSLDIRDFVPEENEIRLRHRPTTGTRLKNGSETKDHVGNGERNVALKECVVNAIEIYIELERPDVTDEFGRSPLFATSQGRAARSTLRRKVYEATSCRWNTSPDSSVNCDGECSARSEVCPVSFYPHAIRRGAIVHHLSSGLRPDIASERFDVSVQTLRRHYDPRTEQKRKQDRSEYVRNCW from the coding sequence ATGAACAAGCAACTAGAGCAGATATTGGCTCGGATCAACGACCCTGTAGCGATAAGAAAAGTTCTCGAAATCACGCAAGGCAGTGATCAGTCTAAGGGGCAACGACTAGAAAAACCGAACCAAGAATCTCTAGTAACACTCTACGAACGGTTCCTGTCTCGCCGGCAAGACCGTAGCCCATCGACACGCGCTCAATACAAGCGAACCATTTTGGATTTCATCGAGTTCTCCGAATCGAATGAAGTCGCTGAACCGTCGGAACTCTCTATTCATCTCTTGGACAGTTACGTTGACTCACTCCAAGAACGGTACAACTCTGACGCAACGATTCTCACGTACACAAAGAACGTACGCGGTTGGCTTCGGTGGCTCACCAAGCGAGGATACTGCGATGAGTCGCTCTACCGAATTCTGGATAAAGATGACCTTGGACTCTCCCCCAAGGCTCGTGATGAGGCCCTGTCTACTCGAGAGGCAGAATTAATTCTTGAGCAGCTCCGAAACCAACGGCGAGGAACGCTGAAGCACGCACTGATTGAACTCCTCTGGAATGCAGGCCTTCGAATCGGTGGAGCGCGTTCACTCGACATCCGGGATTTCGTCCCGGAAGAAAACGAGATTAGATTACGCCACCGCCCGACAACAGGCACTCGTCTCAAGAACGGGAGTGAAACCAAGGACCATGTTGGGAATGGTGAGCGAAACGTCGCACTCAAGGAGTGTGTGGTGAACGCGATTGAAATCTACATTGAACTTGAACGACCGGACGTGACTGATGAGTTCGGTCGCTCTCCGCTGTTCGCTACGTCGCAAGGTAGAGCTGCTCGATCCACACTGCGTCGAAAAGTGTACGAAGCAACGAGTTGTCGCTGGAACACGAGTCCGGACAGTTCTGTAAACTGTGACGGTGAGTGTAGTGCCCGCTCGGAAGTCTGCCCCGTTTCGTTCTACCCACACGCGATTCGTCGGGGTGCGATTGTTCATCACTTGAGTAGCGGACTGAGACCAGACATTGCGAGTGAGCGGTTCGATGTGTCCGTGCAAACTCTTCGAAGACACTACGACCCACGTACGGAGCAAAAACGGAAACAGGACCGCTCTGAGTACGTTCGAAACTGCTGGTAG